The DNA segment TGGAACCATTCTAATACTCATAATACTATCTTGCATATCTCTTATATGTCTTTCAAGAAGTTCTAATCTTTCTAATACAGAAGCTCTTGTTTTTGTCTCTTCAATAGAAGAAGAAAATTGAGTAAGCATAGCATTTGTAATAACTAAATCCCCAACGTTATTCATTAATAAGTCTATTTTATCAAGATTAACTCTAATACTATTGTTGTTATTATTTGCTATTGATTTTTTTGTCTCTTCATCTTGTTCAGACGGTTTAACTTTTCTAGTTGCTGTCTTAACTACTTCAGTTTTTGTCTCAGAAACTGCTTCATTTTGAACCTTTTCATCAATATCATTTAACTTCATAACAGAATTTGGCGTTATAGAAGGAACATCATCAAAGAATCCAAAATGTTCTTTCTCTTCTTTTATTTCTTCTGGTTGATTATCTACTAATTCAGAAATTTTTTCTAAATCATCTTCAAAAAAACCATAAGTTTTGTGTTCTTCATTTATATCATCATCCATAAATAAACCATAAGATGGACTTTCTTCATCTCTTACAGTATTCATATCTTCATCAAAGAACCCAAAGTGATCTTTAGAATTATCTTCTACATCTTTTTTAATTTCAACTTTTTTTTCAACAATAGGTTTAGAAACAGTTTTTATAACCGCCTCACCTTTTGAATAAGCCCTAATCTCTTCAAGTAAAGATGCTGTCATTTCAGTGAACTTTTCTCTGTTTATTTTATTTGAAACTTCTAAATCTAAAATTTCTTTCATTACATCAAGACCATCTAAAAGTGTTTCTGCCATTTCAGGAATAAACTCTATTTTATGACTTCTTAACTTATCCATAAGATTTTCAACATCATGTGTAAATTCAGCAAAATAAGCTAATTCTACAGAAGCACCACTACCTTTTAATGTATGAACATCTCTAAATAGTTGTCCCATTTCATCATCTGTTAAAGTACCATTGTTCTCTGCTTCTAATAAGACGTTATCAGCAGATTCAAATAGTTCTGAGGCCTCTTCTAGAAACATTTCTCTATATTTAGAAATATCAAATGACATTATTTATCCTTTTTATCTGCTTAATACTATATTTACAGCTTTTAATAACTGATCTGGAACAAATGGTTTAACAATCCATCCAGTAGCTCCTGCAGCCTTTCCTTTAGCTTTCATTTCATCACTTCTCTCAGTTGTCAATACTAAAATTGGTTTTTTTATATATGCTGGTAATTTTCTCAACTCAGTTATTAATGTAAGACCGTCCATATTTGGCATATTTACATCAGTAATAACTAAATCAAAATCAGCTGTTTTTGCTTTTGCTAAACCATCAACTCCATCAATTGCTTCGACAACATCTGTATAACCACCTTCATTTAAAGCATAGTTTAACATATCTCTTAGCATTGTTGAGTCATCTACTATTAAAAGTTTGGCCATAAAAACCCCTTAAAGTTTACATTTAAAAAAATTATTTTTATTATACTATCGTAAGAAATATTAATTTAGGATTAGATTTCCTAGTTATTTTATGAAGAAGGAGGAAGAAAAATTAATCCTAAAGGATTAATTTAAACTTAATTCAATTCTATCTTTTTGAACTTTAAGAACTTTAACTTCTATTTCTTGTCCAACTGATAAAACATCACTTGCTTTTTCTACTCTTTGTTTTGAAAGTTTTGATATGTGTAAAAGACCTTCTCCACCTTTTTCAAGAAGGATAAATGCTCCAAAATCAACTACTCTTTCAACTTTTCCAGACACTACTTCATCTACACTATAAAGTTTTTCAAAATCTATCTTAGCAGCTACCTTTTGTGAACTTGAATTATTTACTAAGTCTCTTATAAAATTACTTGCATCAGTTATTTTTGAAGAATCTTCACCGCTTACTTTCACAGTTCCAGCGTCTCTATTTAAATCTATACTTACATTATATTTTTCAATAATCTCTTTTATAGTTGCTCCACCTTTACCAATAACAACCATCATCTTAGAACTATCAATATCAAACTCTTCTATTTTTGGTAACGCAGGACTAGCTACAATAGTTTTTGAAGCATCTTCCATAATATTTAAGATATGTTCTCTCCCCTCTTTTGCTTGTAAAAGAGCTTCTTTTAAAACATTTAACTCAATTCCACCTAACTTTATATCCATTTGAAGAGCTGTTATTCCATTTTTTGTTCCAGCTACTTTAAAATCCATATCACCATCATGATCTTCAAGTCCCATAATATCAGTTAAAATAGAATATTTATCACCTTCAACTACCATTCCCATAGCAACACCTGCTACTAAATCAGAAATTGGAATATGTGCTGCTTTAAGAGCTAATGAACCTCCACAAACTGTTGCCATAGATGAAGAACCATTTGATTCTAAAATTTCTGAAACAATTCTAAAAGTATCTTTGTGATTTTTATTTATAGTAGATTCAAGAGCTTTTTTAGCTAGATTTCCATGTCCTAATTCTCTTCTTCCTACTCCAAAAATTGGCTTCGCTTCACCAACACTAAATCCTGGAAAATTATAATGTACCATGAAATTTTCCATAGATGTAGATTTATCAGTTAAAACTTCATACATTTGTCCATCTTTAGCCCCCGCAATTGTTCCAACAACTAATGCTTGAGTTTCACCTCTTGTAAATAAACAAGACGAATGTGCTGAAGGTAAAATATTTGTTTCAATAGAGATTGGTCTTACATCTTTAAGACCTCTTCCATCAGCTCTTACTTTTTCATTTACAATCATATCTCTAACAAGTTCTTTTTTAACAATAGAAACTGCTTCATAAATTGTTTTAAACTCTATTTCGTTTGATACACAATAATCATTTATTGATATAACTTTAGCAAGTTCTTTTAACTCAACAGCTCTTTCACTTTTTGCTAATTTCTTAATTGCAGATTTTATATCATCTGCAAAATTGTTTCTTACATAATCAATAACTGATTTTTCAATAGAAAATTCTACTAATTCAACTACAGCCATCTCTTTACAAGCTTTTTCAAAATTATTTTCATAAGCTATATTTGCTTCTTTTAAAGCTTCTTGAGCAAAAGATATTGCTTCAACTAAAACTTCTTCTTCCATTTCATTTGTAGAATGTTCTAAATTATTTAAAGATGAAATTGTTTTCATTTCAATCATTAAAAGTTCATCTTTTGAACCAGCAACATATAAATCTAAAACTGAATTATTTAACTCTTCAATAGTTGGATTAATTACTAATTTTCCATCAATTTTCCCAACTCTAACACCACATACTGATTTTTTTATTGGAAGATTTGATGTATATAATGCTGCATTTGCTGCATTTAAAGCAACTGTTTGTAAATCAACATCTTTATCTGCACTTAAAACCATTACAGTAATTGTAGTTGGATATACAAATCCTTTAGGAAATAATGGTCTTAAGCTTCTATCAATTACTCTTGAAGTTAATGTTTCAAAATCACTAGGTTTACCTTCTCTTTTTATAAATCCACCTGGTAATTTTGCTGTTGCATAAGTTTTTTCAATATATTGAACTGTAAGTGGAGTAAAATCCTCACTTACTGGATTATCAAATTCACAAGCAACTGCTGCTAAAACTACTGCATTACCCATTTTTAATAATACTGCACCATTTGCTTGTTTTGCAACTTTATTAAATTCAAAAATCTCTTTTTTATTGTTTAGTGTTAATTCACAAATTATCGACATATTTTATTTATCCTTCTTTTTTAATTCTTTCTAAATCTTCCATACTAATATCTTCAAGCTCTTCATAATAATGATTTGCTTCAACAAAATGATCTAAGCTCTTTATATAATATAAGTCATCAGTAATTGAATCTATTGCAGGAATACTTGCTGTTGAAAGTATTGGTGTTGCAACACTTATAGATTTTACTTTTTGATTTATAATAGTTTTTATGCAAGCCATCATTACTAAACCTATATTTATATCCTCATCTACTATTAAAATATTTTTACCTTCTAAATTATCAAGCTTCAAACCTGCTCTAAAACTAGCTATTTTTGGTTTTAGGATATCTTCATAGATTATTTTAGATTTAGAATAAATATAATTTAAATCTATATCAAAAGATTTCACAAGTTCTTCATGAATTAGAACCTCTTCAAGCTCAGTAACAACTGCTATTTCACACTCTTCATTATTAGGTGCATAAATTTTTTCATTGAACATAATATCCAACTTAGCATTGAGTTCTCTTGCAATAATTTTTGCTATTGCATATCCACCATTTGAAACTGCTATAACAGTCCATTCTTCGAGTCTCATATTATCAATTGGTAAAACATCTGCTAATTTTCTTGCAGCATCTTCTCTATTTTTAAAATAAATTTTATCTAAATTCATCTTTGCTCAAATTCATTTCTGTTATCGTCTATTTTGTATTTTTG comes from the Aliarcobacter cibarius genome and includes:
- a CDS encoding chemotaxis protein CheA; the encoded protein is MSFDISKYREMFLEEASELFESADNVLLEAENNGTLTDDEMGQLFRDVHTLKGSGASVELAYFAEFTHDVENLMDKLRSHKIEFIPEMAETLLDGLDVMKEILDLEVSNKINREKFTEMTASLLEEIRAYSKGEAVIKTVSKPIVEKKVEIKKDVEDNSKDHFGFFDEDMNTVRDEESPSYGLFMDDDINEEHKTYGFFEDDLEKISELVDNQPEEIKEEKEHFGFFDDVPSITPNSVMKLNDIDEKVQNEAVSETKTEVVKTATRKVKPSEQDEETKKSIANNNNNSIRVNLDKIDLLMNNVGDLVITNAMLTQFSSSIEETKTRASVLERLELLERHIRDMQDSIMSIRMVPMESIYSKFPKVVRDISRKLSKKVEFKHYGDNVEIDKAMIEGLTDPLMHIIRNSLDHGIEMPTEREAAGKPETGSISISAEQANGQMIITIEDDGKGIDCEKVALKALEKGQIDEYQYNNMTENEKAMLIFGAGLSTADQITDISGRGVGMDVVKTNIYKLGGAIKLDTKLGEGTTITIMLPLTLAILDGLDIKVGDQKYILPLSSIVESLQPTSDMIKKIGDGSRDLLMLREEFIPIVRLHQLFGLEDSFENLEDGMLIVVKSGNTKVALSIDEFLNQHQVVVKPLDKNFRSVQGIGAATVRGDGSIGLILDVVGIINAQIKIEKDMHSVKKAS
- a CDS encoding response regulator, encoding MAKLLIVDDSTMLRDMLNYALNEGGYTDVVEAIDGVDGLAKAKTADFDLVITDVNMPNMDGLTLITELRKLPAYIKKPILVLTTERSDEMKAKGKAAGATGWIVKPFVPDQLLKAVNIVLSR
- a CDS encoding polyribonucleotide nucleotidyltransferase, which translates into the protein MSIICELTLNNKKEIFEFNKVAKQANGAVLLKMGNAVVLAAVACEFDNPVSEDFTPLTVQYIEKTYATAKLPGGFIKREGKPSDFETLTSRVIDRSLRPLFPKGFVYPTTITVMVLSADKDVDLQTVALNAANAALYTSNLPIKKSVCGVRVGKIDGKLVINPTIEELNNSVLDLYVAGSKDELLMIEMKTISSLNNLEHSTNEMEEEVLVEAISFAQEALKEANIAYENNFEKACKEMAVVELVEFSIEKSVIDYVRNNFADDIKSAIKKLAKSERAVELKELAKVISINDYCVSNEIEFKTIYEAVSIVKKELVRDMIVNEKVRADGRGLKDVRPISIETNILPSAHSSCLFTRGETQALVVGTIAGAKDGQMYEVLTDKSTSMENFMVHYNFPGFSVGEAKPIFGVGRRELGHGNLAKKALESTINKNHKDTFRIVSEILESNGSSSMATVCGGSLALKAAHIPISDLVAGVAMGMVVEGDKYSILTDIMGLEDHDGDMDFKVAGTKNGITALQMDIKLGGIELNVLKEALLQAKEGREHILNIMEDASKTIVASPALPKIEEFDIDSSKMMVVIGKGGATIKEIIEKYNVSIDLNRDAGTVKVSGEDSSKITDASNFIRDLVNNSSSQKVAAKIDFEKLYSVDEVVSGKVERVVDFGAFILLEKGGEGLLHISKLSKQRVEKASDVLSVGQEIEVKVLKVQKDRIELSLN
- a CDS encoding phosphoribosyltransferase family protein, coding for MNLDKIYFKNREDAARKLADVLPIDNMRLEEWTVIAVSNGGYAIAKIIARELNAKLDIMFNEKIYAPNNEECEIAVVTELEEVLIHEELVKSFDIDLNYIYSKSKIIYEDILKPKIASFRAGLKLDNLEGKNILIVDEDINIGLVMMACIKTIINQKVKSISVATPILSTASIPAIDSITDDLYYIKSLDHFVEANHYYEELEDISMEDLERIKKEG